AGTACATATTACCGGAAATTCCGGTAAGGGGGATACTAACAAGCTCGCCGGTGTGCAAAATGTCGTTATATACATAAGCAGAACCGGAGTTATTCCACTCCCGCAAGATCGTGGGATTTGCCATATTAGGACTGTCGCTCATGGCAACGATGAATTTATCGTCCTGCTGATCAGTATTGTCTAAAATAGGATCAGTACTATTATAACGAGTAAGACCGAGGTCAAACTTCAGCTCATGACCATCCGCAGGGATAGCGATGGGCGGAGTAACCAGCCAGCCGTAACGCAAAGTGCCATAGATATTGATCCTGGCGGCGTTGTTACCGCTGGGGCCATTCAGCCATTCATCACGGTACCATTGGATACTTGTACCTGTAGGAGTAGGATAGAGGCCACTGAGCTGATTCCAGTTTGGCACCGGCCAGTCGCCAGTAACCGTACCGAAATCTTCCAACCAGGGCAGGTCGTAGATAGTGGGGTCAACCATGGTCGTAAAGCTGCGAGGAGCAGCGGGGTCTCCGGTTCCGGCACCGTTGTAGGCTCTTACTGTCCAGTAGTAAGTGCGTTCATAAGCCAGAGGGGGGACAGGACTATAAGGACTTGTCACGTTGCTGGCATAGAGAGTGCTGCCGTCTTCGGTATCAATATACACATTGTATCCCGTAACTACACCACCGGTGGTGGGGGGAGTCCAGGTGAGGTTGGGAGCGATGCTCTGGTTCACTGCAGCATCAGCCGGAGCTGTGAGAGTGGGGATTCCGGGAGCAACCGGAGTGATGAATGGGCCTACTACGTGGTCCACATATATGCTTCCGGTGCTGGTTTGGGTAGGGGTCTGGAAGCCGATGTAACGATTTGTGCCGGCCAGACTGCTGAGGTCTATGCTGATAGGATACCAGATGCCGGTGGCATCATAAGTAATATCTGCAATTCCGGCTATCGGAGCCCAGGTTACTCTATCTTCAGAAGATACTATTTGCAGTACTTGAGAAGTAGATGAGGCACGTGTGTAGAAATCCATCGTGCTGCTTCCGGTGAGGGTAAGCATGGGAGTGGAGAGCACATACACAAGGGAAGTGGAAGTGTACTTGTAGGCGGAAGCGCTGCCTTCAAAGCGCGGGGTGGAAGTGTTTCTGGTCCAGCTTCCGGAGCTGCCATTTGCCCAGCCCGGGGGTGGGAAGCCAGTGGCTTCAAAACCTTCGGCCAGTTGGTCTGTCATAGGAGTATTGAAGCTCCAGGTGGGGCAGGCGGAGGCTTCGCCAAAGGCGTTTGTAGGCACTACTTTCCATCTATAGGTGATGCCATTGGCCAGATCGCTTGTCTGGAATTGCGGGGCAGTGCCTGTATATTTCAAGTCCGCTTCGCTGAAGACTCCTGTGGTATTCAGATACAGTTTGTAGCCGGTAGCAGGTTCGCCGGTGAGGCTGGGACTCCATTTCAGCATGGGGTTCAAGAGCGTGGTACTGCCGTTCAGCGGGAAGACTACAGTAGCCGGCTGCGGAGGAATGGGCGCAGGAATTCTGATCCTGATGTCATCCACATACAAGCGAAGCTGATTGGCGATGCTATAAGCATGCCAGCCCAGATAATAAGTGCCGCTGCTGGGCACGGTAAACGTGGCAAGAGCAGTGGTATAATCCGAGAAATTAATGTTATCATCGATGAAAATCTGGGTACTAAGGTCTGCAACCTGGTTGCCATTGCCCAGCATTACTTTCAGTTTTTCAACATAGGACGTGGAACCACCTCGATATTTAAAATCAAGGGCATAGGTGGTGCCGGCCTGAAGGCTGATGGGTGGGCTTACCATCCAGTCGTTCAAGGCCAGAGAGTAGTTGTAGCCAATGCTGACGCAGTTGGGAGCGGAGTAGGGGTTTGAAGCATAGCTTGCCCACTGGGCAGTATCACTATCTACATTGATGCTGCTCCAGCCAAAAGGCAGGGCAGGAACGGTGACAGCATCGAAATTCTGGGTGTGAGGGAAGCTGGCGATGGTGGGATCAGCCATAGTGCTGAAGCTCCACACCGGACAGCCGATGGCATCACCAATGGCATTGTAGGGAACGATCTGCCAGTAATAATT
The sequence above is drawn from the Candidatus Cloacimonadota bacterium genome and encodes:
- a CDS encoding choice-of-anchor J domain-containing protein, with the translated sequence LKFRSTGESTFNFNGWYIYDITAYASLNNDLAATSISGNTTPSANSAYPYVIAVRNGGMSTINNYTVKLMQTGNVELGSANGGPIAPGATVEHTISWTPTTLGATQLWGKVISAGDENPNNNETALLNVTVMTESLQIVDIGTGTATQRFPLGSYFGYERSAALYTAAELGAQNSRIFAISWYSSIATTAAVPTKIYLKTIGASTLTTDTWDNMIADAVLLYDQTQTGLANGDWNMFTLDNTFDVDQGDNLMILVERNFGGNGAGTPGGSSAGGGIYSSPVPGSHLTWNADNNAPTGTGSTAANRPNVRLAYSTYAIDTPPNPAIVGSPADAAIDVTIDATLNWNSGGGGPTGYKLYFGTNNPPTNIVNNSDLGDVFTYEPNSLAYATNYYWQIVPYNAIGDAIGCPVWSFSTMADPTIASFPHTQNFDAVTVPALPFGWSSINVDSDTAQWASYASNPYSAPNCVSIGYNYSLALNDWMVSPPISLQAGTTYALDFKYRGGSTSYVEKLKVMLGNGNQVADLSTQIFIDDNINFSDYTTALATFTVPSSGTYYLGWHAYSIANQLRLYVDDIRIRIPAPIPPQPATVVFPLNGSTTLLNPMLKWSPSLTGEPATGYKLYLNTTGVFSEADLKYTGTAPQFQTSDLANGITYRWKVVPTNAFGEASACPTWSFNTPMTDQLAEGFEATGFPPPGWANGSSGSWTRNTSTPRFEGSASAYKYTSTSLVYVLSTPMLTLTGSSTMDFYTRASSTSQVLQIVSSEDRVTWAPIAGIADITYDATGIWYPISIDLSSLAGTNRYIGFQTPTQTSTGSIYVDHVVGPFITPVAPGIPTLTAPADAAVNQSIAPNLTWTPPTTGGVVTGYNVYIDTEDGSTLYASNVTSPYSPVPPLAYERTYYWTVRAYNGAGTGDPAAPRSFTTMVDPTIYDLPWLEDFGTVTGDWPVPNWNQLSGLYPTPTGTSIQWYRDEWLNGPSGNNAARINIYGTLRYGWLVTPPIAIPADGHELKFDLGLTRYNSTDPILDNTDQQDDKFIVAMSDSPNMANPTILREWNNSGSAYVYNDILHTGELVSIPLTGISGNMYFAFYGESTASGGDNDLMVDNVMVRAIPTGPPDPVTLASPEDGATELPIDGFNLTWAAALTGGNPVDYAVFMSQNEANLYGDHYWDGITDTRFDPTQAA